The following proteins are co-located in the Heteronotia binoei isolate CCM8104 ecotype False Entrance Well chromosome 21, APGP_CSIRO_Hbin_v1, whole genome shotgun sequence genome:
- the PPM1A gene encoding protein phosphatase 1A: MGAFLDKPKMEKHNAQGQGNGLRYGLSSMQGWRVEMEDAHTAVIGLPNGLDRWSFFAVYDGHAGSQVAKYCCEHLLYHITHNDDFLMGGGPPSVQNVKAGIRAGFLQIDDQMRLICEKKHGVDRSGSTAVGVLISPQHIYFINCGDSRGLLCRNRKVYFFTEDHKPSNPLEKERIQNAGGSVMIQRVNGSLAVSRALGDFDYKCVHGKGPTEQLVSPEPEVYEIERSEDEDQFIILACDGIWDVMGNEELCEFVRSRLEVTDDLERVCNEIVDTCLYKGSRDNMSVILICFPNAPKVLPEAVKRETELDKFLESRVEEIIKKQGEGAPDLVHVMRTLQTENIPNLPPGGELASKRGLIEAVYNRLVPYRNDETDSASTDEMW; this comes from the exons ATGGGAGCATTTTTAGATAAGCCAAAGATGGAGAAGCACAATGCCCAAGGGCAGGGCAACGGACTACGTTACGGACTAAGTAGCATGCAAGGTTGGCGAGTGGAGATGGAGGATGCGCACACAGCTGTGATCGGCTTACCGAATGGACTCGATCGGTGGTCTTTCTTTGCTGTCTACGATGGGCACGCCGGATCCCAAGTTGCCAAATATTGCTGTGAGCATTTGTTGTATCACATCACACACAATGATGATTTTCTGATGGGTGGTGGCCCGCCGTCCGTGCAAAACGTCAAGGCTGGGATCCGGGCAGGCTTCCTGCAAATCGATGATCAAATGAGGCTCATCTGCGAGAAGAAACACGGCGTGGACAGAAGCGGGTCAACGGCTGTAGGCGTCCTGATCTCTCCCCAGCACATCTACTTTATCAACTGCGGAGACTCTAGAGGTTTGCTTTGTAGGAACAGGAAGGTTTATTTCTTTACGGAAGATCACAAGCCCAGCAATCCGCTGGAGAAGGAGCGCATACAGAATGCAGGCGGCTCGGTAATGATCCAGCGTGTGAACGGCTCTCTTGCTGTGTCGAGAGCGCTCGGGGACTTTGATTACAAATGCGTCCACGGGAAGGGCCCGACAGAGCAGCTCGTCTCCCCGGAGCCTGAAGTCTATGAAATCGAGAGATCGGAAGATGAAGATCAGTTCATCATTCTGGCTTGTGACGGTATCTGGGATGTTATGGGAAATGAAGAGCTGTGCGAGTTTGTAAGGTCGAGGCTGGAAGTCACTGACGACCTCGAGAGAGTTTGCAATGAGATAGTCGACACCTGCTTGTACAAG ggtAGCCGAGACAACATGAGTGTGATACTGATCTGTTTCCCAAATGCACCAAAGGTATTACCGGAGGCAGTGAAGAGGGAGACAGAGCTGGACAAGTTCCTGGAAAGCAGAGTAGAAG AAATCATCAAGAAGCAGGGGGAAGGAGCACCAGACTTAGTCCACGTCATGCGCACATTACAAACGGAGAACATCCCAAATCTTCCACCCGGAGGTGAATTGGCGAGCAA ACGGGGTTTGATTGAAGCAGTTTATAACAGACTGGTTCCTTATAGAAATGATGAGACT